ACTGCTGCTTCTGTAATTATAAGTAGCTGCTCTTGATGCTTCTGAGTTGGGTTCTTCCTCCGCATCTGATTGCCACATTGCATTTTCAGTATCACTCGACGTGTTTACTGAATCAGAATCTTCCTCAGTAGCCTGTCTTCTAAAATTAGCTATAGGATTTCTCTTAGAATTGTCATTATTTTTGGCCCTGAGAATCTTATCCTCCTTCCACCTGTTTGCTCTAGAAGGCTTGAACTTTTCATGAACTTCATCAGAATCATCAGCATCACTCTCAAGATCACTAGCAGTCCTCACATCATTAGAATCCCATTCATCATCACCACCGGAAATATCATTGTCTTCACCATCTCTATCATTAGTCCTCTGCTTGTCACGTGCATCTCTCCACCCCCTTGCCTGTTTGACCTCATAATCATCATCATAAGAGTTGCGATCCCTACGTGTTTCAGATCCCCTGAACCTCCCTTCAAAGTCTGCTCTGTTCCAATACCTAATTTTGCTAAGCTCTTctttctctgcttcttcttcagcAACCCATTCTTCATCTGCTGCATCCTCTATCTCAGCTATGAATCTGTCTAACTCCTCCTGGTCACTGTCATCAGGGGGTTCTGACTCTTCAAAGTTTTTAATAGGTTCCATTACTTGCTGTTTATCCTCCCGGAAGACATAAGGACTTCCTTCCTGCCTGTCAATTGCATTGAAGAATGTAGAAGCAACTCTCTGAATGCTGGCCATGGCAACTGGATCCTCAGGATTTACCCCCATTCGCCGGAGCTGCTGTTCTAACTTCTTTATGTTTAGCTTCTGAGATTCAAGAGCTTGTTCAAATCTTGCCTTGAATAATGCCTGCATTTAAAGACAAGCAAGTTATTTTGCAgaacaaactcttttttttttaccaacaaTAGTAGTACAAAAGATGCCATCCCATCCTAATTCAATGTATGATTGGCACTGATGCACTTTACCCAGCAAATTTTTGGCTGGAGGTCATATGCATTACAAAGAGCGAGCTTTTCACAATGTAGAACATGAAAAGCGTCACTCAGTCGGTTTCTTTATTTGTATTCTTCTACTGAATTGGGAGCTTAAGGCAGGTTCATCAAACCAAGGCTGCGGTTGGGGCCTTGGTGAAAatgataatagttttttagggcttagttgttatttacattttcaaagtttcaaaggtACATGTTTCAGGTACCTCAAATGCTACCCCTCATGCAAACTGAAAAGCAGTGCAAACAGACATTTGCCCTGTAGTCTACCTGGTTTTGCCCCAAAATTACAAATAAGGGCATTCTACTTTATTCTACTAGACTCATGCCCAAAAATGAAGGGGGAAAAGATAAGCATAATATgatttgaaatgaaaaagattACAGAATAGAACATGAATACAGTACCCACCTTCCTCTTTGTAAGGGTGTTGATAGGTatcaaaattttgggttggcGATAGTTTCTGCCACGAAACATGATGATTGTTTTCACATTATGAATATTTACGACAATACCACCACTCAGTCTTGCAATCATGGTtgccatttcttttattttttctttggggAAGTTGTCACAGCAAACTTGCACAGTTTCATGAAACTTCCAGTGGAGATGCATATTTTGGACAACTCCACCAAAAACTCCACGAACACCAACAggtacataatttttatttctgaagccaatttttttaaatgcctGAAGCTGTTCAGGAGTCAATAGCTCAGGGTCATGACGAGGGGGTGGCAACTCTGGCAGCTCGTATTTCTTGAGCTTCTGAAGGAGCAATGCCACTTTTTTCTTGGCCTGCATTAGTTAGATAGTGGAGGATTGTCAATCTGATGATTACAATAAGCCAATAAGATGTTATAAGCTGAGAAAATAgggaaaaatgattaaaaactGCAATGATATTACCCTAAAATCGGAAGGTGGTGCAGGACAAAACCAAAACTAATGCAACACTgaaattaaagaacaaaaaaattaaataacctTGGACTCAGcaccaagaaaagaaagcaaaaccTAGGAATCAGCACCAAACCATTGAGAAGtgagaatttcattaaaattgaaTGAATTATGAATTTGCATCCATTGGAGTACAATAGTGTGCTTATGTATGCATATGACTTAACCCTAGTTTAATTGACTTAAGAAAGCcaaattattgaattacaaaaatattcttGACTCTAGGAAATTAACTAAAATACTATATAACCAAATTAACTAAtaagacctaaaataaaatccaattgaccaaaaaaaatacaattgattttcaaaaattaaataaaattgtcttCATGCTTTCTGCATCATTCTCCCCTGATTGGAAGCATCTTAACCTGTGACTTTTAAAATGTTTAAGTATAAGCACTCTTGCATTTGATActtgcttcaacttttagataccTTCAATTGTACTTAGAACAAGAAATTTTCTGTTCCAGCATATCATTAAATTTGTTTGAGATGAAAAAACTAAGGGGTGAAATAGCATTGCAAAGGTTACAGCCGTATCTTGATCCTCATAAAACACCAATATATCAAACCTTTTCAATTCATCAAGCTTTGTCATTTCATGCACCATAAGGGcatgattttcaaaaattaaataaaactaaattgaaataaaaatgtcTTTGCACTTCCTACATCAGAAGCCATTCTCCCAAAATGACATTTTCATAGTAATTATAGACAAGCTAAACAGTTGACAACACCTTAATGGCAATGACAAGTCACAACAGTTGATCTACAAGTCCCAAGCATTTGTATCCTTTATTACATATATGCTAATAAAAAATTCCTGTCAATACCAACAGATAACTCCCCAGTATCTCATACGACATTGATTGATAAAAGGGCAATCCAATACACCAAGTAAAACAATTAAGAGAAATCTAAAAGCCAGTTGTTGCAATCAAaatttagagaaagaaaaaaaaaaggatagacATTGTTACAATTCCATATCTCATCATTGATCATAAGGGCTAGATAACATACTCTTTTGAGGTTGTAAACAAGCCTTTCCTCCTCAGTCATTagcttcttctttaatttttgtgctCGCCGCTTCTCCCTTAGGGTTTTACCTGACTCTCTTTGCATCCGCTTCTCCACCTTGCTTCGCATGCTCCTCCCTTTCGAAGTTGACATAGACCGGAACCACCCCTTGAAGGGATCCAATGATGCAtgtgaagaaaataaaagactatCTTCACTTGGAATACTAGGCTGAGTCACATTGCTTGAGATGGTATGTGGCAAAACATCTCTTAAAAACACAAGATTTCTGAATATAAAGTACAATTTATATCAGAATAAATCTTATGCAAAAACCAGAAGTATCAAATTAGACTTGCtcataaattgaacaataaactCTTGAGTTCAAATTCTTCATTCACCCACCAACTGAGCTTAATCATCTCATTTAAAACCagatcataaaaaataacaaaaacccaagaaaccaaacagAGTGAAACTAGACTCTCTTTGCTTTCTGTACAAATGTAGGAAAGAAAAGGGGATTGAACAATtggtttttacatttttcaCTATCCGAGGCATGAGAAAACCAAAACATATAAGCAAGAAAGCAGAGCTGTCCAAAATTAAACCACATTAAAGCAGTACCCTATAGAtgaatgaaagagaaaaaaaatttaaaaattaaacaaatgattaaagagaaattaaattaCATCTCATTATCATTCTATTTGGTTAGTGGGAGCTCTagagagccaaaaaaaaaaaaaaaaaagacataacaTTTTTGCTACTTCGAATCAGATTGAAGCAAATGGatgaaaacccagaaaaataaGGAGGAAAATAATCTAAATTTGATTGCTTTCTACATAAAAAAACTATGAAAGATGAGACATTTAAAACTAGATCACAAAAGGGTTTATTATTTGGAACCCAAAACAGCAAAAATCCTCACTATATAGCTTAGCCTAGAACACCCCATTTCGCACAGTGGAGGTGAAAACCATAAAATCCACTTATCCTTTtcatttctcatttattttccttcattttttctcATCAAACAAACGGAGagtaattgagagagagag
This DNA window, taken from Quercus robur chromosome 2, dhQueRobu3.1, whole genome shotgun sequence, encodes the following:
- the LOC126714774 gene encoding CRM-domain containing factor CFM9, mitochondrial is translated as MFAARNLQRHSFKTLFSLLQSNPSKNLVFLRDVLPHTISSNVTQPSIPSEDSLLFSSHASLDPFKGWFRSMSTSKGRSMRSKVEKRMQRESGKTLREKRRAQKLKKKLMTEEERLVYNLKRAKKKVALLLQKLKKYELPELPPPRHDPELLTPEQLQAFKKIGFRNKNYVPVGVRGVFGGVVQNMHLHWKFHETVQVCCDNFPKEKIKEMATMIARLSGGIVVNIHNVKTIIMFRGRNYRQPKILIPINTLTKRKALFKARFEQALESQKLNIKKLEQQLRRMGVNPEDPVAMASIQRVASTFFNAIDRQEGSPYVFREDKQQVMEPIKNFEESEPPDDSDQEELDRFIAEIEDAADEEWVAEEEAEKEELSKIRYWNRADFEGRFRGSETRRDRNSYDDDYEVKQARGWRDARDKQRTNDRDGEDNDISGGDDEWDSNDVRTASDLESDADDSDEVHEKFKPSRANRWKEDKILRAKNNDNSKRNPIANFRRQATEEDSDSVNTSSDTENAMWQSDAEEEPNSEASRAATYNYRSSSDEEDNLYHVKGDEKNGVNQQESDADDSDETHVRFKGSRVAQQKHNRIGRSNNDSYFETKAEVKFSGNMAEEDSGSEEMFSDLENAMWESDAEGNSSASTAGRHDYRSSGDEEDHHPMKAKDYGVDNKKSRTQKELDEAWDSD